One window of Cohnella hashimotonis genomic DNA carries:
- a CDS encoding carbohydrate ABC transporter permease encodes MLSKGVSKQYTILFVLPAFLLFSLFFIIPNLSGFAMAFTDWSSYYPLKPAFNGWTNFVDLFESSIFSISIKNTLIFTVLTTSVKIVVGFLLAIILNNQIKLKHLYRTIIFSPIVFNPLVIAFVFSALYQPEFGPINVFLRSVGLGFLAQEWLTDLRFAMLSICAMDVWASIGITVVIFLTGLQSVPQEYYEAATVDGAGSFRRFFNITLPLTMPAITINFILCLIGGAKVFGQVFGLTNGGPNDATQVYGTFIFKSFSTGLYGYSAAAGLLFTVVISVVSFITLGLFRKLEVEY; translated from the coding sequence ATGCTTTCAAAAGGCGTATCGAAGCAGTATACGATATTGTTCGTCCTGCCGGCGTTTCTCTTGTTCAGCCTGTTTTTCATCATCCCCAATCTGTCCGGGTTCGCGATGGCGTTTACCGACTGGTCCTCCTACTACCCGCTGAAGCCGGCCTTTAACGGCTGGACCAACTTCGTCGATCTGTTCGAGTCGTCGATCTTCTCCATTTCGATCAAGAATACGCTGATTTTCACCGTATTGACCACCAGCGTGAAGATCGTCGTCGGCTTCCTGCTGGCCATCATTCTCAACAATCAGATTAAGCTCAAGCATCTGTACCGGACGATTATCTTCTCTCCGATCGTATTTAACCCGCTGGTCATCGCCTTCGTGTTCAGCGCGCTGTACCAGCCGGAGTTCGGGCCGATCAACGTCTTTCTGCGCAGCGTCGGCCTCGGCTTCCTCGCCCAGGAGTGGCTGACGGATCTGCGTTTTGCCATGCTGTCGATCTGCGCCATGGACGTCTGGGCCAGCATCGGCATTACGGTCGTCATTTTCCTGACGGGGCTGCAGTCGGTGCCGCAAGAATATTACGAGGCCGCAACCGTCGACGGGGCGGGCAGCTTTCGAAGATTTTTCAACATTACGCTGCCCTTGACGATGCCGGCCATCACCATCAATTTCATTCTGTGCCTGATCGGGGGCGCCAAAGTGTTCGGCCAGGTGTTCGGACTGACGAACGGGGGCCCCAACGACGCGACGCAGGTGTACGGCACCTTCATTTTCAAATCGTTCTCGACGGGCTTGTACGGCTATTCGGCCGCGGCCGGACTGCTGTTCACGGTCGTCATCAGCGTCGTCAGCTTCATCACGCTTGGCTTGTTCCGCAAGCTGGAGGTCGAATATTAA
- a CDS encoding sensor histidine kinase — MKLRNSLQAKVFFVYSLVFVAITIMASVPAYLYLKKGIEKNALNNINQTVATISGKLDTSWGEFNSISKQAYLSTGINGRTVIQYLELLAADGESYDTFESGKAVDDFLGLISAIYNDIHRIGIVTAQNAVYLRPSVRQLANRPPDNLAELDAVRRSSGQTLLRYRDKDYAANPDDVPVFVFSRLLNPKQNKIGVIEMQIEVAKLIPLEQLETMPGSRLLVTAGDRVIYARADDRNGEATDGGAAAAAGAAGQNEYAFRQTAPKSGLSVVLTVPRTVVFSELDLFRNVAVATVVVLILFSVAVFYYLSRVLTQPLVKLKNAIDSIDLQDAQPKIDNKFRMNEIQKINFSFRNMNDRLQHSLEKIVRFRTLQLQSQFETLQAQINPHFLFNMLGIIQASAESGQLEQVNMLSRNLSEFMRYSISMDAPTTTLDKETAFTAQYLELMKTRYMHLLEYEFDLDPDMLFIFVPKLILQPLVENAIKHGFGGNARPLRISVIGRLEGEWWELRVLDNGAGFADDGLAAVNGKIESSLARLDADFEQIRLDLGGMGMVSTIVRMKLQFRHQFRYAIGNRPGGGAEIVLRGTFNG, encoded by the coding sequence GTGAAATTGAGGAATTCCCTGCAGGCAAAAGTCTTCTTCGTCTATTCACTGGTATTCGTTGCGATTACGATCATGGCAAGCGTTCCCGCCTATCTCTATCTGAAGAAAGGCATCGAGAAAAATGCCTTGAACAATATAAACCAGACGGTGGCGACGATCAGCGGCAAGCTGGATACGAGCTGGGGCGAGTTCAATAGCATCAGCAAGCAGGCTTATCTCAGCACCGGAATCAACGGACGGACGGTCATTCAATATTTGGAGCTGCTGGCCGCCGACGGCGAATCGTACGATACGTTCGAATCGGGCAAGGCGGTGGACGACTTTCTCGGCCTCATCTCGGCGATTTACAACGATATTCACCGGATCGGCATCGTCACCGCCCAGAACGCGGTCTATCTCCGCCCTTCCGTCCGCCAGCTGGCCAACCGGCCGCCGGACAATCTCGCCGAGCTTGACGCTGTGCGCCGATCGAGCGGCCAGACGCTGCTCCGCTACCGGGACAAGGACTATGCCGCCAATCCCGACGACGTGCCCGTCTTCGTGTTCAGCCGCCTGCTCAATCCGAAGCAAAACAAAATCGGCGTTATCGAGATGCAAATTGAAGTCGCCAAGCTCATCCCGCTCGAACAGCTGGAGACGATGCCGGGATCCCGGCTGCTCGTTACGGCGGGCGACCGCGTCATCTACGCGCGCGCGGACGACCGGAACGGCGAGGCAACGGACGGCGGGGCCGCCGCCGCTGCGGGCGCCGCAGGGCAAAATGAATACGCCTTCAGACAGACGGCGCCGAAGTCCGGCCTGTCCGTCGTGCTGACGGTGCCGCGCACGGTCGTATTCTCGGAGCTCGACCTGTTCCGCAATGTGGCGGTCGCCACGGTCGTCGTCCTTATCCTCTTTTCGGTCGCCGTCTTTTATTATTTGTCCCGCGTGCTCACCCAGCCGCTGGTGAAGCTGAAGAACGCGATCGATTCGATCGACCTGCAGGACGCGCAGCCAAAAATCGACAACAAATTCAGAATGAACGAAATTCAGAAAATCAACTTCTCGTTTCGCAACATGAACGACCGGCTGCAGCATTCGCTGGAAAAAATCGTCCGCTTCCGCACGCTGCAGCTGCAATCCCAGTTCGAGACCCTGCAGGCGCAGATCAATCCGCATTTCCTGTTCAACATGCTCGGCATCATTCAAGCCTCGGCCGAGAGCGGCCAGCTGGAGCAGGTCAACATGCTGAGCCGCAATTTGTCTGAATTTATGCGATATTCCATCTCGATGGATGCCCCGACCACGACGCTCGACAAGGAGACCGCCTTCACCGCGCAATACCTGGAACTGATGAAGACGCGCTACATGCACCTGCTGGAATACGAATTCGACCTCGATCCCGACATGCTGTTTATTTTCGTTCCGAAGCTCATCCTTCAGCCGCTTGTGGAAAATGCCATCAAGCACGGGTTCGGCGGAAACGCCCGCCCGCTGCGCATCTCCGTCATCGGCCGGCTGGAGGGCGAATGGTGGGAGCTGCGGGTGCTCGACAACGGCGCCGGCTTCGCGGACGATGGACTGGCCGCCGTCAACGGCAAGATCGAGTCGTCGCTGGCGAGGCTGGACGCGGACTTCGAGCAGATCCGCCTCGACCTGGGCGGCATGGGCATGGTCAGCACGATCGTGCGGATGAAGCTGCAGTTCCGGCATCAGTTCCGGTATGCGATCGGCAATCGGCCGGGCGGCGGGGCGGAAATCGTGCTGCGCGGCACATTCAACGGATAG
- a CDS encoding stalk domain-containing protein → MNRNRFRMAGFLLAIVLLFIMAVPASASAAQEKKISVFYNGQAITFEEAAPIMKDGRTLVPFRKLLETLGFKVEWVKEKGGVEKAIGKKNGLEIILPINGKTAVVNGQKVSLDVPAQVVKGSTMVPLRFVSENSGYAVEVANKANEVIIHINDKKKTPGNGTDDGDQTGIEPYVLKGTVVDADGHPIKGAKIYADNMLLYNSNQAGVTDEKGRYRIELSKMATTWSASGETTIELNGVSTPIDLTPDNDDPFAGNLGAIRNFTALTKTGTVVFHMADLWDPADVTLPPPEREDVELTLEPVGQISGGAGKKIVGHGKVTDNGFGIAGVPIGRYKITARLVPNGEPAKSLLVGLLDKNDFQESLVADFENIVGAYYRLEIELKLP, encoded by the coding sequence ATGAATAGGAATCGTTTCCGCATGGCAGGCTTCCTGCTTGCGATTGTGCTGCTTTTTATTATGGCGGTACCCGCGTCCGCATCGGCGGCTCAAGAGAAGAAGATAAGCGTGTTTTATAATGGCCAGGCCATTACGTTTGAAGAAGCTGCTCCAATTATGAAGGATGGCCGAACCCTCGTACCCTTCCGCAAATTGTTGGAAACGCTAGGCTTTAAAGTAGAGTGGGTGAAAGAGAAGGGCGGCGTCGAGAAAGCGATCGGCAAGAAAAACGGGCTCGAAATCATCCTGCCGATCAACGGTAAAACCGCCGTCGTTAACGGACAGAAAGTTTCGTTGGATGTTCCGGCTCAAGTCGTAAAAGGCAGTACGATGGTGCCGCTTCGCTTCGTGTCGGAGAATAGCGGATATGCGGTCGAGGTAGCGAACAAAGCGAACGAAGTCATCATTCATATTAACGATAAGAAAAAAACGCCCGGCAACGGCACGGATGACGGCGACCAGACAGGGATCGAGCCTTACGTCTTGAAGGGTACCGTCGTCGATGCGGATGGGCACCCGATCAAGGGGGCGAAGATATATGCCGACAACATGCTGCTGTACAACAGCAACCAAGCGGGCGTGACCGATGAGAAGGGCCGTTATCGAATCGAATTAAGCAAAATGGCGACAACTTGGAGCGCAAGCGGAGAAACCACGATCGAATTGAACGGCGTATCGACGCCTATTGACCTGACCCCGGACAACGATGATCCGTTTGCCGGCAATTTGGGAGCCATTCGCAATTTTACGGCGCTGACGAAGACCGGGACCGTGGTGTTTCATATGGCCGATTTATGGGACCCCGCAGACGTTACACTCCCGCCTCCTGAACGGGAGGATGTCGAGTTGACGCTGGAGCCAGTTGGACAGATCTCGGGAGGGGCGGGCAAAAAGATCGTCGGGCACGGCAAAGTTACCGATAACGGCTTCGGCATTGCAGGCGTGCCGATCGGCCGCTACAAGATTACGGCCCGTTTGGTGCCGAATGGGGAACCGGCCAAGAGCTTGTTGGTAGGGTTGCTCGATAAGAACGATTTCCAAGAGTCGTTGGTGGCAGACTTCGAGAATATCGTCGGCGCCTATTATCGCCTCGAGATCGAATTGAAGCTGCCCTAG
- a CDS encoding DUF4091 domain-containing protein yields MTIALGLEYESYKYVLGVLHKFTVPFDEPKDIRLTVGKNDRVAAQLLLYSEDEMLVGVNGEAAFYERGPIDVLRISVDVPGLSQGRVKAKLIGLVEDDDRQLKSDMILDQGVIYVEKKRVQPVWVEVEIDADAKPGVYRPQISVYRHRMFEDETLVGTLGFEVRVLEVELPPPADYSFYLDLWQHNANIARKYDVELWSDRHFEIMEGYVASLAELGQKAATVVVSEVPWSGQGSAFDRVDPANMFEYSIVNVTMRADGEWAYDFGALNRYVELCMKHGIDSEIEVFGLLNIWVIEEAGYGRLVPDLDDAVRVRYFDERSGTYKYIKDKGELARYVSALEKNFIDKDWIGKVRILADEPADLERFRGRLSALREMAPSFRYKVAINHAEFIKEEGLLDHVPSLDCVADEYDELMALKQGKDGKTLFYVACEQMHANTFIASHLLESRLLPWLAWQFRLDGFLRWNYTVWPNDPLNKISYHYPVFPAGDTNFVYPGRDGMPMLSLRYKLLQKGIRDFELLARYVRKGGDRQQLEQRMRKVFLWSDKKELHRHSRKRKEELFSLNDEHFEEIIAGVLEALAGTGEHVAREA; encoded by the coding sequence ATGACGATTGCGCTTGGACTTGAATACGAGAGCTATAAATATGTACTTGGCGTTCTGCATAAATTTACGGTGCCTTTCGACGAACCGAAGGACATTCGGCTGACGGTCGGGAAAAACGACAGGGTGGCCGCGCAGCTGCTCCTCTATTCCGAGGATGAGATGCTCGTCGGCGTGAACGGAGAAGCCGCTTTCTACGAGCGCGGCCCGATTGACGTCCTCCGCATTAGCGTGGATGTGCCCGGCTTGTCCCAAGGCCGCGTCAAGGCGAAGCTGATCGGACTGGTAGAGGATGACGACCGGCAGCTCAAGTCGGATATGATTCTGGATCAAGGCGTCATCTATGTGGAGAAGAAAAGGGTGCAGCCCGTATGGGTAGAGGTAGAGATCGATGCAGATGCGAAGCCCGGCGTATATCGCCCGCAAATCTCCGTTTACCGTCACCGGATGTTCGAGGACGAGACGCTCGTAGGGACGCTTGGGTTCGAGGTCCGGGTGCTGGAAGTGGAGCTGCCCCCGCCGGCCGACTATTCGTTTTATTTGGATCTCTGGCAGCACAATGCCAACATCGCGCGCAAATACGATGTCGAGCTGTGGAGCGACCGGCATTTTGAGATCATGGAAGGTTACGTCGCCTCGCTGGCGGAGCTCGGTCAAAAAGCCGCTACCGTGGTCGTATCCGAGGTTCCGTGGTCGGGACAAGGTTCCGCGTTCGACAGGGTTGACCCGGCGAATATGTTCGAGTACAGCATCGTGAACGTCACGATGCGTGCGGACGGGGAATGGGCATACGACTTCGGGGCGCTGAATCGGTACGTGGAGCTGTGCATGAAGCACGGCATCGACAGCGAGATCGAAGTGTTCGGGCTGCTGAATATTTGGGTCATCGAGGAAGCGGGCTACGGCCGGCTCGTTCCGGATCTTGACGATGCCGTCCGCGTCCGGTACTTCGACGAGCGCAGCGGTACGTACAAATACATCAAAGACAAAGGCGAGCTCGCGCGGTACGTGTCCGCTTTAGAGAAAAATTTCATCGATAAAGACTGGATCGGCAAGGTGCGAATTCTGGCGGACGAGCCGGCGGATCTCGAGCGTTTCCGCGGCCGCTTGAGCGCGCTCCGGGAGATGGCGCCCTCCTTCCGGTACAAAGTCGCGATCAATCATGCGGAGTTTATCAAGGAAGAAGGGCTGCTCGACCATGTGCCGAGCCTGGATTGCGTAGCCGACGAGTACGACGAGCTGATGGCTTTGAAGCAGGGGAAAGATGGAAAGACGCTATTTTACGTTGCCTGCGAACAGATGCACGCCAATACGTTCATCGCCTCCCATCTGCTGGAGAGCAGGCTGCTCCCATGGCTGGCATGGCAATTCCGGCTGGACGGCTTCTTGCGCTGGAACTATACGGTGTGGCCGAACGATCCGCTGAACAAGATCTCGTATCACTATCCGGTTTTCCCGGCAGGCGACACCAACTTCGTCTATCCGGGACGGGACGGGATGCCGATGCTGTCCCTGCGGTACAAGCTGCTGCAAAAAGGCATTCGCGATTTCGAGCTGCTCGCGCGTTATGTCCGCAAGGGCGGCGACCGGCAGCAGCTCGAGCAGCGTATGCGAAAGGTGTTCCTATGGAGCGACAAGAAGGAGCTGCACAGGCACTCGCGCAAGCGGAAGGAAGAGCTGTTCTCGCTGAACGACGAGCATTTCGAGGAGATCATCGCCGGCGTGCTGGAGGCGCTTGCGGGCACCGGCGAACATGTAGCCAGGGAAGCTTAA
- a CDS encoding AraC family transcriptional regulator → MEFESFYRLPDEDDKGFNDPGHYLLINSVGYYKFESFFRMTHRRLGRKDFYLSYNHAGPMTVRLRGQQRMLAPGSFFLLRPFEEQYYGHHGEQEFFAYWVHFTGYGAEELLHRAGLLANQSVQAGADDRTVELFEAMMEEVRDKKPGYELASSSLLSYLFSMIARRNASDSVFDAGPVRNEIYESIKYIHDHYAEEMYVGRLAELAHLSTDRFTALFKRITSTTPQQYILRFRLQRACELMKRTNMNIKQISGLTGFEDQLYFSRIFKKYYRETPSQYRARFHDEG, encoded by the coding sequence GTGGAGTTCGAAAGCTTTTACCGGTTGCCCGACGAAGACGATAAAGGCTTCAACGATCCGGGACATTATCTGCTGATCAACTCGGTCGGCTATTACAAGTTCGAATCGTTCTTCCGAATGACGCACCGGAGACTCGGACGTAAGGATTTTTACCTTTCTTACAACCATGCGGGTCCGATGACCGTGCGTCTTCGGGGACAGCAGCGGATGCTCGCGCCCGGCAGCTTCTTCCTGCTCCGTCCCTTCGAAGAACAGTACTACGGCCATCACGGGGAACAGGAGTTTTTCGCCTATTGGGTCCACTTCACGGGCTACGGCGCGGAGGAGCTTCTGCATCGGGCGGGACTGCTGGCAAATCAATCGGTTCAAGCGGGAGCGGACGACCGCACGGTCGAGCTGTTCGAGGCGATGATGGAGGAAGTACGAGACAAGAAGCCCGGCTACGAGCTGGCCTCCTCTTCCCTGCTGTCCTATCTGTTTTCGATGATCGCCAGACGCAATGCCAGCGACAGCGTCTTCGACGCAGGACCGGTACGCAACGAAATTTACGAATCGATCAAGTACATTCATGATCATTACGCAGAAGAGATGTATGTCGGCCGATTGGCGGAGCTTGCCCATCTGAGCACCGACCGGTTCACGGCGTTGTTCAAACGCATCACGTCCACGACGCCACAGCAGTACATTCTCCGGTTCCGGCTGCAGCGGGCCTGCGAGCTCATGAAGCGGACCAACATGAATATCAAGCAAATCTCGGGCCTGACAGGCTTCGAGGACCAGCTCTACTTCAGCCGGATTTTCAAAAAATATTACCGCGAGACCCCATCCCAATACCGGGCGAGGTTCCATGATGAAGGATAA
- a CDS encoding carbohydrate ABC transporter permease: MQISRLAKLWKLFAELIMLGVVAVYLLPVWIVVVNSLKDTIHANRLGYNWPKQLHFDNYAKVFEKSNALSGIYNGLFIGITVVLIGGLFSAAAAYYIARKGTRFARFASLYFLSGIIIPTAIIPTYFAMLILDLNNTYFGLIAIFTTYTLPLSVFLYIGFLKTIPREIDEAAIIDGSKPYQMFVSIILPLLAPVSVTVVVLNFIGVWNDVSTYLYFSGGDKWPLPMTVFIFFGKYKQQWDLLFADILIATLPSLIFFVFGQRYMVSGLTAGSVKA; encoded by the coding sequence ATGCAGATTTCGAGACTCGCAAAACTGTGGAAGCTTTTCGCGGAGCTGATCATGCTGGGCGTCGTGGCGGTCTATCTGCTGCCCGTCTGGATCGTCGTCGTCAACTCGCTGAAGGATACGATCCACGCCAACCGGCTCGGCTACAACTGGCCGAAGCAGCTGCATTTCGACAACTATGCAAAAGTGTTCGAGAAGTCCAACGCGCTGTCGGGCATCTACAACGGGCTGTTCATTGGCATCACGGTCGTGCTCATCGGAGGGCTGTTCTCGGCCGCCGCCGCCTATTATATCGCCAGAAAAGGAACGCGGTTCGCCCGATTCGCCAGCCTGTATTTTTTGTCCGGCATCATTATTCCGACCGCGATCATACCGACCTATTTCGCCATGCTCATTCTCGATCTCAACAACACGTATTTCGGTCTGATCGCCATTTTTACGACCTATACGCTGCCCTTGAGCGTCTTTCTGTATATCGGTTTTCTGAAAACAATACCGAGAGAAATCGACGAGGCGGCTATTATAGACGGCAGCAAGCCCTACCAGATGTTCGTCTCGATCATTTTGCCGCTGCTCGCCCCGGTGTCCGTGACGGTCGTCGTCCTCAACTTCATCGGCGTCTGGAACGACGTGTCGACGTACCTGTATTTCTCGGGAGGAGACAAATGGCCCCTGCCGATGACCGTCTTTATCTTCTTCGGCAAATACAAGCAGCAGTGGGACCTGCTGTTCGCGGACATTCTGATCGCCACGCTGCCGAGCCTGATCTTCTTCGTCTTCGGCCAGCGGTACATGGTGTCCGGCCTGACGGCCGGCTCGGTGAAGGCATAG
- a CDS encoding ABC transporter substrate-binding protein, translating into MRHSRLKSTAAILAFVILMGILAACGNGNKADDNAGDSGSQASNAGASAIPAPAKKPVELVLSTFNSWGESVGLKNALAAYEKATGNKVRLDVYPDDQFINILKTKMSTDDAPDLFQANVGDGYVPFTFLEPLSGPWADKMIDSVKQFAAKDGQVYEAYATPLGYFGAIYNKKVFEKAGVKVPMMNYAELTAGMEKIKQTGATPLFIPGKEGWTYQMLQAVGGVYTFPDEDVEKIVKNEEKPNDVKALVEFANRMLALKPYVNDNHMTVQIPDGYQGLLDGKYGMTVLGDWLYADLAKTDPEKVKDLGMMPITLGDDYISGVVNLSGRAFGVPSNSKHKEEAKELVNFLMEPDNFKIMVAPDQGASPYEGYATDQNPFQQEMKQLTTANQIPITLDVFRQHFPTFNFSDSGKPFRDIFADKPIDKAFDDWYKDYAQLNRTIKTPGW; encoded by the coding sequence ATGCGACATTCCAGACTCAAATCGACGGCGGCCATCTTGGCGTTCGTCATCCTGATGGGTATCCTGGCGGCCTGCGGAAACGGCAATAAAGCGGACGACAACGCCGGCGACTCCGGCTCGCAAGCGTCCAATGCCGGCGCGTCAGCCATCCCGGCGCCTGCCAAGAAGCCGGTCGAGCTGGTGCTATCCACCTTCAACAGCTGGGGCGAATCGGTCGGACTGAAGAACGCGCTGGCCGCCTACGAGAAGGCGACCGGCAACAAGGTCAGGCTCGACGTCTATCCGGACGATCAATTCATCAACATTCTCAAGACGAAAATGTCGACGGACGACGCCCCCGATCTGTTCCAGGCCAACGTGGGCGACGGCTACGTTCCTTTCACTTTCCTGGAACCGCTTTCCGGCCCGTGGGCGGACAAGATGATCGACAGCGTCAAGCAGTTCGCCGCCAAGGACGGTCAGGTGTACGAAGCGTACGCGACGCCGCTCGGCTACTTCGGCGCCATTTACAACAAGAAGGTGTTCGAGAAAGCCGGCGTCAAGGTGCCGATGATGAATTACGCGGAACTGACGGCGGGCATGGAGAAAATCAAGCAGACGGGCGCAACGCCGCTGTTCATTCCCGGCAAGGAGGGCTGGACGTACCAGATGCTGCAAGCCGTCGGCGGCGTCTACACGTTCCCCGACGAAGACGTGGAGAAGATCGTCAAAAACGAGGAGAAGCCGAACGACGTCAAGGCGCTGGTCGAATTCGCCAACCGGATGCTGGCACTCAAGCCGTATGTTAACGACAATCATATGACCGTGCAGATTCCCGACGGCTATCAGGGGCTGCTGGATGGCAAATACGGCATGACGGTGCTGGGCGACTGGCTGTACGCCGATCTCGCCAAGACCGATCCCGAGAAGGTTAAGGATCTCGGCATGATGCCGATCACGCTCGGCGACGATTATATCAGCGGCGTCGTCAACCTGTCGGGCCGCGCCTTCGGCGTGCCGAGCAACAGCAAGCATAAGGAAGAGGCCAAAGAACTGGTCAACTTCCTTATGGAGCCGGACAACTTCAAAATCATGGTCGCTCCCGACCAGGGCGCGAGCCCGTATGAAGGCTACGCGACCGACCAGAATCCGTTCCAGCAGGAAATGAAGCAGCTGACGACCGCGAACCAAATTCCGATCACGCTGGACGTGTTCCGCCAGCATTTCCCGACCTTCAATTTCTCGGATAGCGGCAAGCCGTTCCGGGACATCTTCGCCGACAAGCCGATCGACAAGGCGTTCGACGACTGGTATAAGGATTACGCCCAGTTGAACCGCACGATCAAGACGCCGGGCTGGTAA
- a CDS encoding PsbP-related protein, translating into MLRVKPILKWSLPLSLALVLAACGGGASDKNNDAMLTASELPASSPSASASPSASPGDSGMAPSAQVLPGFVLFKDEGSGVEIQYPEKWELSHDVPGAIVSFMTALEDGDKFRDNVSISMQDLGEDQMDLAQYVELTKQQLQEVITDFKMISEENFSTDDGLDIKVIKYTGKQGDFSLTWQQLLSIKNGKAYILTYLAEDDAFDKYVETVGKMVETLVIY; encoded by the coding sequence ATGCTTAGAGTTAAGCCAATATTAAAATGGTCTTTGCCGCTGAGCCTTGCGCTCGTATTGGCTGCCTGCGGAGGCGGTGCGAGCGACAAGAACAATGACGCGATGCTAACCGCGTCCGAGCTGCCTGCTTCGAGCCCGAGCGCAAGCGCAAGTCCGAGTGCGAGCCCCGGCGATTCGGGTATGGCGCCCTCCGCTCAAGTGCTTCCCGGTTTCGTATTGTTTAAGGATGAAGGCAGCGGCGTAGAAATTCAGTATCCGGAGAAGTGGGAATTAAGCCACGATGTTCCGGGCGCCATCGTCAGCTTTATGACGGCGCTTGAGGACGGCGACAAGTTCCGGGATAATGTCAGCATTTCCATGCAAGATCTCGGCGAGGATCAGATGGATCTTGCACAATATGTGGAGCTGACGAAGCAGCAGCTGCAAGAAGTCATTACGGATTTCAAGATGATTTCGGAGGAGAATTTTTCGACGGACGACGGTCTGGACATCAAAGTGATTAAGTATACGGGAAAACAAGGAGATTTTAGTCTGACTTGGCAGCAGCTACTGTCGATCAAGAACGGAAAGGCGTATATTCTGACCTATCTGGCTGAAGATGATGCCTTTGACAAGTATGTCGAGACGGTCGGAAAAATGGTGGAGACATTGGTCATTTATTAA
- a CDS encoding response regulator transcription factor: MNIMIVDDEPFFIEQFKRRIEELGRELRVALNVAAECYDGREALRRIAERKPDVVFTDIQMTALSGIDLARAIREFDAELPVVVVSAYPSFDYVREAIRFNVVDYLLKPVDLHSLRSLIEKLLLRTRNKSYRAQRAALLALLGSPHASEDDDSAVRPLFAFPLYRAFLVQNMAIIQEHPVLVPDDDEAEERLRSLLAVELGEDDRLWSIPLDDGRSQLLVAGLREDDRTKLDRFRRAVSLHFSRNGIAPSVGCSEPFGDIRRLGQLVPALRNVLTERTVIGKPQWLDSSAPERPLAPQFTKVEKKQLERLLVRGDHAGIASLIRHTVQLWEADGSPMIIVRLQIKEIVGILENDERETKGFKLRNWDARIEELLQMARSFAELADGLIAMLARSFEWELDELNSGDLVRLFAKIELYIAAHIGQPLSLTQLMNKFHISKTLLCGLFRENSGKSFVEYVTAMRMRKAQELMVHFPSMRNKEIAEMVGYADQNYFSRVFTATAGMSPSEYRSRHAVSG; this comes from the coding sequence ATGAACATCATGATCGTGGACGACGAGCCGTTCTTCATCGAACAATTCAAACGCAGAATCGAGGAGCTGGGCCGGGAGCTGCGGGTGGCGCTTAACGTTGCGGCGGAATGCTACGACGGACGGGAGGCGCTGCGGCGCATCGCCGAGCGGAAGCCGGACGTCGTCTTTACGGACATTCAGATGACGGCGCTGAGCGGTATCGATCTGGCCCGGGCGATCCGCGAATTCGACGCGGAGCTGCCCGTCGTCGTCGTCAGCGCCTATCCTTCGTTCGACTACGTGCGGGAGGCGATCCGCTTCAATGTCGTCGACTATTTGCTGAAGCCGGTCGATCTGCATTCGCTGCGCAGCCTGATCGAAAAGCTGCTGCTGCGGACGCGCAACAAGTCTTATCGGGCGCAGCGGGCCGCCCTGCTCGCGCTGCTCGGATCGCCGCATGCCTCCGAGGACGACGATTCCGCCGTCCGTCCGTTGTTCGCCTTTCCGCTGTACCGCGCTTTTCTGGTGCAAAATATGGCCATCATTCAGGAGCATCCCGTGCTGGTGCCGGACGACGACGAGGCGGAGGAACGGCTGCGGTCGCTGCTCGCGGTGGAGCTGGGCGAGGACGATCGGTTATGGAGCATACCGCTCGACGACGGCCGCTCCCAGCTGCTCGTGGCCGGACTGCGCGAAGACGACCGGACGAAGCTGGACCGTTTTCGCCGAGCCGTCTCCCTGCATTTCTCGAGAAACGGCATCGCGCCTTCGGTCGGCTGCAGCGAACCGTTCGGCGATATCCGCCGATTGGGGCAGCTGGTACCCGCGCTGCGCAACGTGCTGACCGAACGGACCGTCATCGGCAAGCCGCAATGGCTCGATTCCTCCGCGCCGGAGCGGCCGCTCGCGCCCCAATTCACCAAGGTCGAAAAGAAGCAGCTCGAGCGGCTGCTCGTTCGCGGCGACCACGCCGGAATCGCCAGTCTGATCCGCCATACGGTGCAGCTGTGGGAGGCGGACGGCAGTCCGATGATCATCGTGCGGCTTCAGATCAAGGAGATCGTCGGCATTCTCGAAAACGACGAGCGCGAGACGAAAGGGTTCAAACTGCGGAATTGGGACGCCCGGATCGAGGAGCTGCTGCAGATGGCCCGGTCGTTCGCGGAGCTGGCGGACGGCTTGATCGCCATGCTGGCCCGCAGCTTCGAATGGGAGCTCGACGAGCTGAACAGCGGAGATCTGGTTCGCTTATTTGCCAAGATCGAGCTGTACATCGCCGCCCATATCGGACAGCCGCTGTCGCTGACGCAACTGATGAACAAATTCCACATTTCCAAGACGCTGCTCTGCGGCCTGTTCCGGGAAAACAGCGGCAAGTCGTTCGTGGAATACGTCACCGCCATGCGCATGCGCAAAGCCCAGGAGCTGATGGTCCATTTCCCGTCCATGCGCAACAAGGAAATCGCCGAAATGGTCGGCTATGCCGACCAAAACTACTTCAGCCGCGTATTTACGGCCACGGCGGGCATGAGCCCGAGCGAATACCGGTCCCGTCATGCCGTGTCCGGATGA